ACTCGTTATTATAGTCCCTTTTATTGGAATAATGAGGCCAAAACACATAAAAAGAGGATCAAAACGTGTAACttatattgtaaattcataagtatttagaaatacatcttACATAAGCACCATGCTTGttttatgtaattaaaatGTCTAAACGCAAGATAAGTAGGAAGGAGAAAGTTAGTGAATCACATGAGACATCTTGCGcactagaagacaagaatggtagttggagttgatgtgacttCATAAAGCTACAATTAGCACTGATACTTTCAAAAGAGGCTTGCATAGGGCCAGTTGACGCTTGTAGGGGATAAAGGCCTGAGAAGGTCAATCCCTAGAGAGAGAGCGGCAGGAAGGAATAACCTTTCTGCTGTCACTAAcgttctcttcttcttctccgaTCAGTTGTAAAAGCAAAAGCTCAACATCTAAGTAGGAAAGAATCCATACTTTCGCTTTTCCCTAACTTGTAATACTTTTCCACTCTTCTTTCTCTCcgtttttgtacttttttgtaatataagtTCTTCATATTATGCAATGGTCAAAGACCtacattctttatatatatatatatatatatatattacatgtttatacattttcaatccatcattcCTTCATTTCTCACTTGGTAATGTGTTATTAGTAGTAGTTAGAtttgtgataagttcttgataaaaAATCTAGCTAGCTTATAAGTCTTATTGCATTAGTTGAGCTATATTCATCACTTGGCTAGTGTCAATCAGCAACTACCTACCTAAAAgggcaagtagcaaggatatgTCTAATGTGCGCAATGAGAAGTTTGACACCAAACTCCACATTGGCGAGACAACTTCCAACATTTGTATCGCGAAAggtgaacaaattaaaattaaaatttgtatcgCGAAACCTCATCCTTatcccaaattaaaattgtgttatattctaaatttttatccaaaatcaaattaaattttttaccatcaaatcaaatcaaattgcAGATAAAATCGtgaaattttctcaatctaAGGTCTAActcttatttaaaatttaaatcaaactcatgtactaaattcatagtttgatATGTCGagttgacaaaaaaaaaaaaaaaaaaaaaactcgtaTTTTgacttcaactttatttttttcgagATTCATCAATTCATATACGTGCATAAATCTCGAAAACGgacatttgttgaataagagaTTTTGGGACCAATCACAAATGGCAAcgtcatttactaaattaatgataaaaatacaaataattgaatttgagattaattaaaaaaattagcatgtgtcccaaattaaaattgaagacataAATTGACAAATTCTAATGATGCCACGTGTTTTTATTACGATGGTTggatcaaattatttattttggtcaaattaaatattatttacttgtcTAAACttcaattaagccaaaaaaaagtttaatttagctcaaatgttaaatatgaCCCAAATCTTTGCAATTGAGTCCATGGGTCGGTGCATGAATTACCAACAAACTCAAGCCCATAAAGTTCAGCAAAGAACTCTATGACTAGAGGAGTTCTCTTCATTTATGaggttgaaatattttattcgaAAAGATCTAGAGAGAATTCTCTCAAGAGCTAGAAAACTCCTTAACTTTTGAAGCTGATCATCCCTCAAGATTGAAGTTCTTTTGAAGATACAAGATTTCTTCGAAAACTCAAAGACTCCAACTTCCAGAACATCATATGCTctgcttcctcaaatcaagcataTGCATTCAATCGAGAAATAATCAGAGGAGATAAAAGACTACAGATCGAACCacaaatcaacataaatacaacaccaaatcaacataaatacAAAACCAACACAAGTTCAACTTCACGAATCAAGTTTCTCCAAAATTCTCGAGTGAATAAGAACAtttattgaacaaaatattttggcCAATTAAATCTCATCATGgccaaaatttttaaattttttaactttttagttcGAGGTTTTTATGAAACTATTCATTAGTTCaggaatattttaaaactaaaactttaattgttttcatccaaaactatgggtaaatattttaaatcatttttgagttttgaatgttggaaacatttttttatccaacatttatatatatataatttaacccATTCGTATTATTTTGGTCCacattacttttaattatatttctaaaaagaataattaatttgtataaaaCCTAAACCATGGTTTCCTCTTTTAACCTTTTCCTACCTCTCACTCTCTCTCGCTCCGGTTGTTTGTTGTGTAGGCGATAGGCGTGTTCTTCCGGCAACTTCACGCAGCCGTTTCCCATCAAGGTCTTCCCGGAtctcttcttttgtctttctctttcttcttatttcttcACTTCAATTAACTTCAGAATAGGGTAAGTTTAGTATTAATTAGGTCAATAAATCTGAGTTGAATTCGGATTTCTAATGAAATGGAGGGTTAGACTACTGTCATTTCTCGATGCATCTAAGATATCTTACATCTTgctgataaattttgtttctaatttgttttccttttcttttgaaaccGTTTATTGGGTTCAGTCTGTTGCTAGAATTGTTGATAGTGTAGGAATATAAAGGAGCATTGTTTGTTACCATGATTGGGAGTTTCACTTTTATCTTTCAGTTTGGTGGGATTATTTGAGGGGCTTGCTTAAAGTGGCTACCTCGATTCTATATCGTTGAATGTATGAGGGAAAATTCGATAATGCTCTCTTCAACATGGATTTATGTTTGTGAGATTTGAACCTGTTGGAAATCTCTTTGCAGTGGCCATAGTGGGTAGAGTTTCCTCAATTTGGCTCGAGTCATTACAAATTGAAACCCTGAGAAATCCGGCACAATATAAGCTCAAATTAGTCGAAACTGAATAAATTAACTCAAACCCATTGGTGTTGTTGAAAACTGGGCCTGTCTAATCCATGCTCACTGGATTTGTTGTCCATTTTCACTACTAATATTCATTTAGCGAAAAAAATCTGCAAAATAGAACGTATATCCTTGGGGCTTGGTCTTATGAATAAtgctatttaaattttttcaagaacaaTTACCCTCTATATTTGTTGCTACTAATAATAGTAGAGCATAGCCATTACCATTGCCATTACTTTGAAAGCTATGTTAGGAATATTAAACAATGATTTGTTTCGATGCCCTTTTGTCActtatcatttttgtatttatgtgTTAGGATTCACTTCACTTGATCAGAGGTGGTTTCAGTGTTCtttcattgtctttttctGTACGAAATTGGTTTTTTAGGGCCAAAATGATGAATGAAAATAGGGAAAACAATAgcatttaaacaaatatattaatgaataattaacCGATTGGTAGCTTAGCTTAAGCTTGAGAGGATTGAAGATTCTGATATTGACCCTTATTTGTGTTGTTTAGAGTATAATTGAATTGGAGTAGCCAAGGGAGATGGTGATTCCTCCTCCAATCAAGCCACCAAGATTAACCCAGTATCTAAAGCCATATGTCTTGAAGATGCACTTCACAAACAAGTTTGTGAGTGCCCAGGTGATCCACTCTGAAACAGCCATTGTTGCTTCAGCTGCAAGCTCACAAGAGAAGGCATTGCAGTCGAGTATGGAGTCGACAAGGGAtgttgctgctgctgcaaAGATTGGAAAATTGTTGGGAGAGAGGCTTTTGCTTAAGGGAATCCCAGCTGTTTGTGTGCACTTGAAAAGGGAACAGAGATATCATGGTAAGGTCAAAGCTGTTATTGATTCTGTGAGGGAAGCAGGTATTAAGCTGCTTTgaccctttttttctttttccaatttgcTTCATTTTGGCCCTCCTTGGAAATAGTTATCTGG
This is a stretch of genomic DNA from Cucumis sativus cultivar 9930 chromosome 4, Cucumber_9930_V3, whole genome shotgun sequence. It encodes these proteins:
- the LOC101221233 gene encoding uncharacterized protein LOC101221233, translating into MVIPPPIKPPRLTQYLKPYVLKMHFTNKFVSAQVIHSETAIVASAASSQEKALQSSMESTRDVAAAAKIGKLLGERLLLKGIPAVCVHLKREQRYHGKVKAVIDSVREAGIKLL